AACCAGCCCGCGCGGTCGATGCGGCGACCGCCCGTGACGGCGGTGGCGCCGGCATCGATCCCCGACCGGCAAAGCCGCTCGACGCGCTCACGCTGGCCCGACGAGATCAGCGGCGTGAGGTCCGGATTCTCCAGCCCATGCCCCACGCTGAGTCCTTCGGCCAGCTGCACGGCGCGCTCGACCAGTTCGTCATGGATGGATTCATGCACCAGCAGGCGCGACATCGCGGAGCAGACCTGGCCGGCGTTGAAGAAGATGCCGCTGCGGATACTCGCCAGCACCGTGTCGAGATCGGCATCCGCGTGCACGATGCCCGCCGATTTGCCGCCGAGCTCCATCACGCAGGGCACGATGCGATCAGCGGCCGCGTGCAGGATCGAGCGCCCGGTCGGCACCGAACCGGTGAACACGATCTGGTTGACCAGCGGATGCTGGACCAGCGCGGCACCGGCCTCGTCGCCCCAGCCGGTGATGATGTTGACCGCGCCCTCGGGCGCGCCGCCCCGCTCGCAGGCCACGCCGAGCAGAAGCGCGGCGAGCGGGGTCAGTTCCGGGGTCTTGATGACGACGGTATTGCCGGTGGCGAGCGCCGCCGCCAGCGAGCGGGACGCCAGCGCGACCGGGAAGTTCCAGGGCACGATCTGCGCCGAGACGCCGAGCGGCTCACGCACCGTCCAGTCGACATAGCCGTCGCCGAGCGGGATCGAGCGGCCCTCGATTTTGTCCGCCATGCCGCCGTAGTACTCGAAATAGCGCGCGGCCTCCTCGAACTCGTGCCGGGCGTCGTCCAGTGCCTTGCCCGACTCCCGGCACAGGATCTCCGCGCCCTGGTCGGTGACCTGGCGGATCTCCGCGGCGATACGGAACATCATCTCCAGACGCTTCTCCGGGCGCGGTCCGGTCAGCGCCCGCGAGCGGTGGCAGTCGGCCGCGGCGCGCACGGCGCGGTCGACGTCGTCCCGGCCTGCCAGGGCGACCTCGGCGATGGTCTCGCCGGTCCCGGGATCCTCGACCCCGAGCCGGCGGTCCGCGTCCACCCAGTGGCCGCCGATGAAGCTCTGCCAGACGGGGTCGATGTTTTCCGCGGGTTCCGTCATACGGATGCCGCCTCCCGGGGCGTTTCGGTCCGGTGGGCGCCGTCGCCGATCAGCCGGCGGGCGACCCACTGGTGGAAATGGTGGGTCGGGATGTCCTGCACCGGCGAGAATACCCCGCCCTTGTAGCCCGGCG
This genomic window from Halofilum ochraceum contains:
- a CDS encoding aldehyde dehydrogenase family protein; this encodes MTEPAENIDPVWQSFIGGHWVDADRRLGVEDPGTGETIAEVALAGRDDVDRAVRAAADCHRSRALTGPRPEKRLEMMFRIAAEIRQVTDQGAEILCRESGKALDDARHEFEEAARYFEYYGGMADKIEGRSIPLGDGYVDWTVREPLGVSAQIVPWNFPVALASRSLAAALATGNTVVIKTPELTPLAALLLGVACERGGAPEGAVNIITGWGDEAGAALVQHPLVNQIVFTGSVPTGRSILHAAADRIVPCVMELGGKSAGIVHADADLDTVLASIRSGIFFNAGQVCSAMSRLLVHESIHDELVERAVQLAEGLSVGHGLENPDLTPLISSGQRERVERLCRSGIDAGATAVTGGRRIDRAGWFMQPTVFTDVHPDMDIAREEVFGPALSLMKFGSDEEAIEIANGTDYGLVAGVFTRDLDRAMKTSQQLVAGQVFVNEWFAGGVETPFGGTRQSGYGREKGLEALDNYLQTKNVAIRLGG